In Candidatus Lokiarchaeota archaeon, the sequence AAGTAGCACTCATAGTAACATTTTTCGCCTCGAAGGCATACCCCAGTTGTGAATATAATATCACTGAGCTTGGCATCGTTAAAAGCAAAGTTCAACTGCTTCAGGAAATTCCGAGACAAATCGCTAATTTCGACCCTAAGCAAATAGATGTCTTCACTCGCCACTGGAAATACTTTCAGTACCCGATCTTTGTGATGCAGCACTGATAATGCGGCCTTCTCCCCTATGTCTGCGATAAACTTGGCTGGAAACTGTACCGGCTTGTCCTTATCAAAACGTAAGATTGCTGCTGAAGTTGCTCCCTCGCGGTCTATACCCAAAGTTATCTTCACTTCCTTTTTGCTGTATGTTCGGTGTACGTGCGGCTCCACTTAAATGATTCTATGATTTCGTAGTGGAATAGGGCATTTAAGTTGATATTTAGTACTGATACTTCATCAATAATACTTTTCGCTGACTCATTTTTCAGCTCTTCCAAGCTCCCATAATGTATAATTGTGGTTTCTGACATGGTTGATTTCGGTTAATGATGAATCCACGCGTGACTCAACTTATTGGTATGGTGCTCGTAATCTTGTCTGCTGCTATGACCATAGTGGTTTGGAACGCAACTCTAGCCATAGAGGGTGTTTTTACTACAGTACTAGCTTCTGGATTGATTGTCTGGGGTATCCTGGCATTCCCGGAACTGGCAATTGGTCTGTGGCTTATTGCAAAAGGGTCACGAAGTGCAAAGGTTGGGAAGATTCAGGATAGATTGGCTAGTCTTGTTCGGACCGAGGGAAGAATCAGCGTGGATGAAGCTGCTCGCAGTCTTGAGTCCAATCGTCTGACTGTGGTTGAAGCTGCTGAAGAAATGGCAAAGAAGAAACTTCCATTAGTCTATCTGGACGTCAGTTCAAACGAGATTGTTGACCCTCGTTCAGTAGAACTCGAAGAAAGCATTCTCCACCTTCTTCACGCAAGGCGGAGAATGTCATTTGCTGAAATTTCTGAAGTCACAGAAGCAAATAGGGAACAGGTAGTTCAAGCATTGAACGAATTATCAAAATCTGGAAACTTCAGGGGTACCGTGGACACGGGTTCCAATGTTGTCTACACCCAAGAAGCTGTTACGGAACTACCTCGAGCACTTACATTCTGTACACACTGTGGGGGTAAACTGCCAGAACCAGTCCTTCCTGGAGAAGAGGAGGAATGTCCTTACTGTGGGCGAATGAATGTCAATCGGCTTGATGTTTAACATTCATGTGCTTCAGAATGAAATGGGCTATCACTCAGACGTTCACGGTGAATCTTCCATTTCTGGGTGATTTCGCCTTTTTCCGACACATGATAGTGATTGAACAAGTTTGCTACAAGACAGGAGTGATTTGGAACGATTCTGATTTTGGAACCCGGTTCTAGACTCTGCAGTGCTGAGCCTTTCTGAAGGCGAATTTTGCCATGCTCTTGGGATAAGCTTTGTATTGATGCTTTGTCATCTAACTCACTCTTTTCATAGCTTTCAATGACTTTCCCATATCCACATTCAGGAGCTACATGAACAGGACCCTGGTCCTTTGAGAGGGCCGTGGCCCCCGCGTCAACAACCACTCTTCCCTCGTAGACCCCGATTATGGTGGACATTACGCTAAGGGCGATATCGTTAATGTCGCAAGAGCCCAATATGGCTTGGGTGTAATCGAAGAAAACGTAATTTCCCGGACGTATTTCTGTAATGCCGTCTTTGATTTCCCGCGTCTGAGTCATTGTTGGCGTTGAACCAATGCTCACAGTTTTTGGTTTAAGATAATGTCTAGCTTTTCCAAGATCGCGCGCAAATCGAATCATGACATCCTGTTCTTTCTTCGCGATTCTCTGAATCTCTGAAGCGGACATGGCGCCATATGAGTGACCTCCATGGGTCAGAATTCCTTCGAATACTAGATTATCTGCATTGTCGATGCTTTCTGCAACTCTAATACTCTCTGGACGCGATGGATCAACACCACAGCGGTGATATCCACAATCGACCTTCAAAAGCACCTTCAGAGTTATCTTTTCTTCTCTGGCCGCTTTTTGTAACCTTTTTACAGTTTGAGGATGATCAACAAGAAGATTCAGCGAAACTTTCTTCGCGAGTTTGATTGATTCTTTCTCTTTTCCTAGAACAAATGGTTTGGCGAGTGTCAAATCATCAAAGCCAGCTTCAGCAAATGCTAGTGCCTCACCCAGCGTTGCTACTGTGATTCCGTTACATCCGTACTTCTTCTGTATCCTCGCAATCTCGGAACATTTGTGAGTTTTCACATGTGGGCGCAAATTGACCCCATTCTTAGTAGCGAATTCTGCCATACTCGCGATATTCCGTTCTACTCGCTCCAAATCAACTACTGCTGCTGGTGTTAGAACATCATGAATATGCATGGATTTTGTTCTCCATTCGACTTGTTCATAGTTCAAGTGATTCCGTGCTGATCCCCTTTGATTCGTCGTCTCAGTTTCAATCTCATCTCGTCAATCTTCTTTGAAACTCTGTTCTTCTCGGGCCAGAAAGGCTTGATTTCATCAAACCCCATAACATCGAAATATAGTGGACATGCCCCATAACAATACTGGAAATACTCACAAGACTTGCAGCCCTCTGGGGCAAATTCTTTTTCCCTCCAGAATTTTGCGGCTCTACTGTACCAGACTTCTTCAAAGCCATCATGAAGCAAATCACCCACCGGTTCACTGAAGCTCGAACAAGGCAGGAGATTGCCTTCTGCATCAACCGAGAGCAACCCCTCACAACATGCACAATGCTTGGCGCCCAGACCATGAGCGATGGGGTTGAAAAGGCATACGGGGGTTGGGGCATACCAGACAAACTCAATACCCTTCTTCTTGGCTCTCTTCTGTACCTTCTCTACTATTTCCCCGATTTCCGAGAAAGTTATTTGCAGTTCATCACGGAGCTTGGCAGCTGAGCCAGTATAAATGACCATGTTCATCGAAAAATAGGTGAGGCCCAATTCTTCAGCATGGAAATCCACCAGATTTTCTAAATCATGGACATTGAGCTTACAAATGGTTGTGTTGCAATGCGTATAGATGTCCGTCTCTCTTAGATTCCTAATTCCCTGCACTGTTTCCTCAAATGCTCCTGGAACCCCAACGATAGAGTCGTGAACTTCCGCATTCGACCCTTCTATGGATACCTGTGCGCTATGAAGTCCCGCTTCAACCAACTGTTCAACATACTGGCTGTCGCCGCATTTCCGCCCGTTCGTGATTAGATTCACTCTAAGTCCTTTCTTACGAGCATGTTGAATCAGTTCGAAAAGATCTGGTCTGAGTGTTGGTTCTCCCCCTGTAAATGAAAGACTTGGAACCTTTGCATCATCTACAATGATATCGATGACACGTTTGATTTCTTCAGTACTCATTTCGCCTGATTCCCGATAAGGAGAATATGCATAACAGAACTTGCACTTGTTGTTACAGCGGTATGTGACGGCTATTTCACTAAGCACGGGGAATTTGGTCTCACCGTGCCCAAAGGGGACAATTTTCGCTGTACTGTATGTGTAAATGTTCTGGTTACCGCTTACCATTTCTCGAAGGTCGGTCACAAAATCTGCTAAATCGTTCAATACTTGCTGCCTTTCTGCACTCACATTCTTGATGAAGTAGTCTACAACGAATTTTGGGTCTTTTCCATCTAGGAGCATTTTCAGCATCTTCACGCCTGTCTGATTCAAATTCATTACCTTGTTGGGGCGTAGAATGAGAAGTTGGTCTTCTTCACGGACGTAGAAGTATTCACTAACCTCACTCATGAATTTCGGAACCCATTGTAGATCCTCAAGCGTGTAAGCATATCCTTGACTGGTCATCAATGAGATACCCTGGAGCATCGACTTAAGAGTATTGGAGAAGACAAAGGCGATACGGCCGAAAACGCTATCTAGCTATTTTCCACCAGAGTGGTGAGGAAGATAGGTGTTTGATATGAGCAAAAAGACGACCTTGCCCTATGGCGAAGTGAAGGATAACAAGTTGATTATGGAATTCTCAGCATTTGATATGGATTTGCCTGTTATTGCGGCTGGAATCAGGGAGAGATCGGATGTGCTGCGAGAAATCGGCGTTATTTTTTCAGGCTTTGGAACCGAAGTCCCAGAGGAGCTTTCTAGACAGTCTCCAGCCAAAATCAGAGCCTTCTTTGAATACGTAGGTCAGGGTAATGACGTACAGACTATTCTGAAGCGAGCATATCACCTTGTCTGGGGAGGGATGATTCAGGAGTTTCCTGATTTGGTGGATTGGGCTGAAGCAAAAGCAGACTTGTCGAGTCTGACATTTGCACAAGCGGAAATCCTGCGAGCTAGAAGAAGGGAATGAGAGAGGCACAAAAGGATGCCTTCTGTCGAGATATCGTCAGTCATTTACGATCTGCTTGCAAACAGTATTGAACGGTCAGATGTATTTGAAGATGTGGACTCAACTGTGGAACAGGTGCTAAAGGGTTTTCTAGCAAAGCGAGACCTGTTCGGGCGTATGCATGCTCCATTTTCAACAATACTGATGAATTGTGTGGATGATTTGGTGGCTCTTCGGAAGCTGCTTGAGGGAGTGGATTGGCAAAGTAGAAGCAAACCAATCGAGGAAGCCACTGCCCGCCTGAAAGAAGCGGAAGACACCCTGCGTGAACAAGCCATAGAGTTGAATGAGGAGTACAAGTAAGGAGGATAGACACGCTTTGAGAATGAGTTCCAAGTGCCTAGTTTTTGTTGTTCTTTTGACAGTCATCTTGTCACCGGCAGTTAGTACAGCTGGAAAACCAGCACAGGATACTGAAGTCAACATTGATGAAATATTGGTTGACGTTTTCGTGCTTCCAAATGGCCGAATCAACGTCACCTATTTTATGACCTTTTCTGTGATAAGCGGTTCCATTGGTGGTTTCGATTTTTATGGCATTGAGGAATCCAATTATTATGACCAAGGGCGGGCGTATATCGAATATCAAGGGGAAACATACCCACTCGTTGTTACCCCGGTCTCAGAAGGATACAAGCTTGATTGGACACCACGAACACAAGAAGGTGAGTCTGTTACCGTTGTGTTCGGTTACGTGAGTACTGAACGGGTGATCGAACAAACCACCGCTACCCTTGAACTCGAGGGATCAGGGGAAGAAGTAACGTCTGACTTTGGAGTATTTAATTGGGCACCTGTTCAATGGAGCCTTCCAGTTGATTATGAGAATGTACGGGTAATCTATCCGATTACCATGAATTCTTCGTGGATTGAAACTGGGGGTGGCATTACACCGGACGGAGCAGATTATGCTGGTTATGTGGAAGATTACAGGCAACAGATTGAAGCTTCTGGTGGTGCCGCAAGGGATTTCGACGAGGTAAATCTCCTCGCTTATCCATCTGATTCCTCCCCCCCGCACCGAAATTTCAGTGTCAGTCTGGAGTCTTCTGGTTTATTAGCTCAGGATCATTTTCGAGTATTCCACTATACAAACTGGAGCTTCTATGCACCATACTTGATGCCTGGTCAACTTGGAATTAATGTGGAACAGAATATCAATGTGGAAGGCGGACAGAATTTCGAGCTCCCAATAGATATATACAATATTGGCGATCAAGCATTGCAAGGTGTAACAGTTACCATATCTCTGTCAGAGAACCTCACTTTGGTTGATGGCGCGGGTTCAGAGTATATTGGCAGCTTGGTAGGTGGAGAGAGCGTACATCTGGTTTATACAATCAATGCGGAGAATGTACCTGCTATTCTAACAGTAACATTCCAAATTACCGCAACGAATCTCAATGAGACGGATTGGGTAACCAGTACCGCCAATATCTATGTACAAGAGTCTGTGCCCCCTCTAATCGACCCTGATATAGCAGCAGTAATTGGAATATTTGGCGGTGGCTCGCTAGTTCTATTTGGTTTGGCTTTTTACGGATACAAGACAGCTACCGCTAGCTATGGTGCGAAATGGGATGCTGACGAAACAACAACGGTCGCCTATGAATCACCTGAGATTACCATTGAGACTTTTGGTGAACCCGGAACTGTAGCTGAACTGGATCCTATCGAGTCGGCTTTCTTCGTGAACAGACGACGTCAAGAACTCGTCACTATGATTATGATGTCATGCGTACGGAAAGGTGTCATCAGGATTATCTCAGATGAGCCGTTGAGACTCAGCAGAACTGGCATCAAGTTCGAAGACCTGACCTACTATGAGAAAATGTTCGTCGAGGCTATCGAGGACAATGAGCTGGACCCCGAAAAAGTAGATGCTATGATAGACGAGTTAGCTGACAGGGTGCAGAAGAAATCGTGGGATGCGGATTTTGAAGCAACAAAAGAAGCCCATGAAGAGCGAGTGAACGGTGCATGGGAGGAATTGGAATCACAGCCTACTGTGTCTGGACGGACGGATTATTATTTCGATGGCACCTATAGAGATCATGGTTGGTCATGGTACTGGATATATATGAACAAGCGCCATGATGATCTTCCTGATGCTGTCTCTCCAACTCCAGGTGATACTACTACACCTCAAATACCTGCATGGTTCCGTGATGTTTCTGATGCAACAGGACACACCATAACTCAGATTGCCGAGGGTGCAGCAGCAATCGCTGAGACGACCGGAGAGATTATGACCAATGTCACTGAGACAATTGGAGATA encodes:
- a CDS encoding D-TA family PLP-dependent enzyme yields the protein MHIHDVLTPAAVVDLERVERNIASMAEFATKNGVNLRPHVKTHKCSEIARIQKKYGCNGITVATLGEALAFAEAGFDDLTLAKPFVLGKEKESIKLAKKVSLNLLVDHPQTVKRLQKAAREEKITLKVLLKVDCGYHRCGVDPSRPESIRVAESIDNADNLVFEGILTHGGHSYGAMSASEIQRIAKKEQDVMIRFARDLGKARHYLKPKTVSIGSTPTMTQTREIKDGITEIRPGNYVFFDYTQAILGSCDINDIALSVMSTIIGVYEGRVVVDAGATALSKDQGPVHVAPECGYGKVIESYEKSELDDKASIQSLSQEHGKIRLQKGSALQSLEPGSKIRIVPNHSCLVANLFNHYHVSEKGEITQKWKIHRERLSDSPFHSEAHEC
- a CDS encoding radical SAM protein, which translates into the protein MLQGISLMTSQGYAYTLEDLQWVPKFMSEVSEYFYVREEDQLLILRPNKVMNLNQTGVKMLKMLLDGKDPKFVVDYFIKNVSAERQQVLNDLADFVTDLREMVSGNQNIYTYSTAKIVPFGHGETKFPVLSEIAVTYRCNNKCKFCYAYSPYRESGEMSTEEIKRVIDIIVDDAKVPSLSFTGGEPTLRPDLFELIQHARKKGLRVNLITNGRKCGDSQYVEQLVEAGLHSAQVSIEGSNAEVHDSIVGVPGAFEETVQGIRNLRETDIYTHCNTTICKLNVHDLENLVDFHAEELGLTYFSMNMVIYTGSAAKLRDELQITFSEIGEIVEKVQKRAKKKGIEFVWYAPTPVCLFNPIAHGLGAKHCACCEGLLSVDAEGNLLPCSSFSEPVGDLLHDGFEEVWYSRAAKFWREKEFAPEGCKSCEYFQYCYGACPLYFDVMGFDEIKPFWPEKNRVSKKIDEMRLKLRRRIKGDQHGIT